A genomic region of uncultured Paludibaculum sp. contains the following coding sequences:
- a CDS encoding carboxypeptidase-like regulatory domain-containing protein has protein sequence MRSRFFALMALLVFAFPVLADPPMTTLRVEVRTYTDKPIDRASVIVKFSPGRNYVKLGKRTHTAWQMKTNQEGVAKIPPLPQGNILIQVIAKGYQTFGQTFEVNEAEKTIEVKLNAPQPQVSAH, from the coding sequence ATGCGATCACGTTTTTTCGCCCTGATGGCCCTGCTGGTGTTCGCCTTCCCCGTGCTGGCGGATCCGCCCATGACCACTCTAAGAGTGGAAGTGAGGACTTACACGGACAAGCCCATCGACCGCGCCAGTGTGATCGTCAAGTTCTCACCCGGCCGCAACTACGTCAAACTCGGGAAACGAACCCACACCGCCTGGCAGATGAAGACCAACCAGGAAGGAGTGGCGAAGATTCCGCCGCTACCCCAGGGGAACATCCTGATCCAGGTGATCGCCAAGGGCTATCAAACCTTCGGCCAGACGTTCGAAGTGAATGAGGCGGAGAAGACCATCGAGGTGAAGCTCAACGCTCCACAGCCGCAGGTCAGCGCGCATTGA